GTCCTCGTGCAGGAACGCCGCCTCGCAGACCAGGAGGTCCGCGTCCCGGGCCAAGGCGGCCACGGCCTCGAAATTCTCGGGTGTGAAGCCGAGGTCGGTGACGTAGGCCACCCTCTGGCCCGGTCCGTGCAGGATGATCTCGTCCGCGAGGTCTCCTCTCCTGAAGGTCCGCCCGTCGCCGTTCTGCGTGTCGGCCCGGATCTCCGCGTCGGCCGGCTCGCAGCGCCGGACCGCTTGCTTGAGGTCCCTGAGCCACGAGCCCGGCGCCAGGCCGAGCCTCTCCAGCCGGTCGCGGTTCACCGAGATGTGCTCGGTCTCCCGGAGTGCCACCGCGAGCACGGGGATCCCGTGGTCCACGATGGCGGCGTGCATCGTGTAGAGCCGCTCGGCGTGCAGCGTGCCGGTGAACGGCCGGTCGGGAAGGGGCTCGGGGATCATCCGGCCCGGCCCGGTGAACCGCACGGCACGGACCACGTTCCCGTCCACCTCCTCGGCGACGAGCCGGATCGGGTACTCCTCGATGAGGTTCCAGGTGTACGCCTCGATCTTTCCCTGGACGCTCCGCAGGAACCCGGGCGGTCCGGTGACCGTCAACTCCTTCTCGCGGCCGAGGGTGAGGCGCAGGAGGTGGTCGAAGCCCACGAAGTGGTCCATGTGCGTGTGGGTGACCACCGCCCGCTCCACGCGCAGGAGCTTCCTCGAGGCGACGCGCCTCAGGTCGCCGAGGTCGAAGAGCAGCGACCGCCCCTCGTCCAGGAGGTCCACCCACAACCCGGGATCGCCGGTCAGACCGTTGAGCAGCGAGCTCATGAACACGGTGCGCATCCGTCAGAGTCTAACTCCGCGGTGCCGGCGCCACCCAACGCGGCTACACTAGGAGGCCACGGCCCCGATCCCGAGGAGATGCCCCATGAGGCACGGCAAGGTGCGGAGCGCCGTCGCGACGATCACGCTTTCGGCTTTCTCCTTCTACTGCGCGTCGACGCGAATCCCCCCGGTCTCGAGCATGGGTGCCGCGTTCCGGCCCGACCGGGACGAGGTCCGGCTTTGGGAAGAGGCGCGCGGAGAGGAAGCCAAGCTCCGGGACAAGGCGAGGATCTACCAGGACCCGCTCCTCAAGACCTACCTCGAGGGGGTCGTCGCGAAGCTCAACCCGCCGGGGATGGCAGCGAACACCGCGATCTCCTACCGGGTCACGGTGCTCGAGGACCCGACGCTGAACGCGTTCGCCTACCCGAACGGCTCGATCTACGTGCACACGGGCCTCCTCGCGCGGATGGACGACGAGGACGAGCTGGCGACGGTGCTCGGCCACGAGATGACCCACGTCGAGGGCCGGCACATGCTCCGCTACCAGCGCAGCGTGCGGAACAAGCAGATCGGCTTCGCGGTGGCCTCGGTGGCCGGCGCGGTGATCGTCGCCGGGGCCGAGGGGCGCGCCGCGGAGCGCGGGGATTACGCGAAGGCGGCGCAGATCCGCGTGCTCTCGGACCTCCTGGTCGGGCTCGGGCTCGAGCTCGCGATCATCGCCGCGGTCAACGGGTACGGCCGGGACCTGGAGCGAGAGGCCGACGAGGGCGGGTTCCAGAAGATGCGCGCCGCGGGGTACGACGTCCGCGAGGCGCCGAAGGTGTACGAGACGCTCCTCGAGGACTACGGCGACGCGGGCAAGACCGAGGCGTTCTTCTTCGGGAGCCACCCGCGGCTGAGGGAGCGCGTGGCCGCGGCGAAGGCGGCGGCCGCGGCGGAGCCCGGCGAGCCTCCCGCCCCGCTCGCGGAGCGGGACGAGTTCGCCCGGCGGATCCGACCCGTCGTTCGCGACGACGCGCGGCTCAACATCGAGATGGGGCGTCTCGCCCTGGCGCAGGACGAGCTGGACCGCGTGATGAGGATGATGCCCGGCGATCCGGAGGCGCACTACCTGGTCGGCCGGCTCGGGTTGAGGCGGGCGGAGGCCGAGAAGGACCCGATGCGCCGGAAGAGTCTCCGCGCGGAGGCGATGGCCTCCTTCCGCGAGGCGATCCGCCTCGATCCGAACCGGCCCGGACCCCACCGCGAGGTGGGTCTGCTGGCGTACGAGGAAGACGACTTCGCCACCGCGTGCGTCTCCTTCCGACTGTACCTCGAGACGGACCCCAAGGCCGACGATGCGCAGCGGATCCGGGACTACCTCCTCGAGATGGAGCGCGACGGCCGCTGTAACCGCTAGGGCCTCACGCGCCCGACGGCGGGGCGTCGCGAAAGAAGTCCCGCTTGGCGATCTCCATCAGGAAAAGGAAGAACGTGATGACCAGCGGGCCGATGAACAGGCCCACCAGGCCGAACGCGAGCATCCCGCCGAGGATCCCGAAGAAGACCAGCAGCGTATGAAGCCTCACGCCGCGGCCGATGAACAGCGGCCTGAGGAGGTTGTCCGCCATCGAGACCACTGCGATCCCCCAGATCGCGAGGAACAGCGCCTTCCACGGGTGACCCGTCACGAGGAGCCACAGCGCGGCGGGCCCCCACACGATCACGGTGCCCGCCGGGAGCAGGGCGGCGAAGAACATCGCGGCGCCGAACGTCAGCGCGGCGGGCAGGCCGACCAGCGCGATCCCGACGGAGCCCAGAACGGCTTGCGCCAGCGCGGTGAACAGGACGCCGAAGAACACCGATCGCGTGACCCCACGGAGCTGCCGGATCGCCTCCTCCTTGTCGCTCTCGGAGAGCGGCAGGAACTGGCGGACCATCGCCACGAGCCGTGGCCCCTCGTGGAACAGCACCGCCATGGTCATGAGCATCACGAGGAGGGTCAACAGGGTGGCGAGCGCGTCCGCGACGAACCCCGTGGTCCGCGAGGCGAGCGCGTTGCCCAGGGTCTTCAGGATCGACAACGCCATCGCCTGGAGATCGATCTTCGAGAGATCGACGTAGCGTCCGAGCCACTCCGTCGCGTCCCGGATCCAGGGGATCCCGCCGAAACCCAACGGTTCCGTCGATCTCGCGGCGACCACCTGGTCGAGCCAGGTGTAGGCCTGGACGAGCCCCTGCCCCACCTGGATCACCGCGAGGACCGCCGGGACGACGATGAACGCCGCTACCAAGGCCGAGAGCAGGACCGCGGCGGTCCAGCCCCACCCCTTGAGCCACCGGAGGAGGCGGGCGTAGAGCGGCTGGAACGCCACCGCCAGCACCATCGCCCATGCAATGCCGGGGAGCAGCGGCTGAAAGATGCGGTACATGAGATAGAGGGTCAGCACGAGCAGGCCCGCGAACAGCACGCGGGCGGCGTTCTCGGAGCGCATGGCGCGACCTCCCGGCGGACCGACCTTGCCGCCGCTCAACGGATCCTCGCGTGCTCGTGGACGTAGCGGCCGACGGCGCGGATGCGGTCCGCTTCCTCGGGGACGAGCGGCCCCGCGTCCAGCGCCTCCAGCGCTTCGTCCATCTCCGCGAGGTTCCTGGGCCCGCAGATGCAGACGTTGAAGTCGGGGTTGGAAAGGACGAAGCGGTAGGCGTCGCGCGCTCTCAAGGGGGCCTGGCCAGGGGGCATCCGTCCGGGTTTCAGAAGCGAGCCCCACCGGGTGGCGGTGTACGCGACGATCCCTGGGCGACCGTCCCTCCCCATGTGGGGGAAGACCTCGCTCTCCGCGCCCGTGTGCGCCGCGTTGTAACGCATGTGCAGAACGGAGAACCGCGGGTCGGCGGCGAAATCCAGGAAGCTGGGCCGGCGATGCCCCGAGATCGCCAGGTGGCGAATCACCCCCCTCTCGCGCAGGCGCTCGGCGCGCTCGACCATCTTCTCGGGGACCTTCGAGTACCAGCCGAGGAGGAGAACGTCGGCGTGGTCGATGCCCAGGTCTGCGAGGCCCCGGGTCACGCTCCGCTCGAGGAGCGCGGCGATCCGGGCATAACTCTGAAGAACAATGACCAGCTCGTCCCGCTTGCCCGCCGCCAGAAGCTCCCGGATCGCCTGACGCATCCCCGCGGCACGCCGGCTGCCGTGGTAGAAGTAGTTGACTCCCCGGTCGAAGGCCTTGAGGAGGGCGCCCGCGTCCACGCCGTACCCGCCAGCCGCTCCGAGAGGTCCTACCGACAGCCCGGACCGCCCGAGCGTCACCCTTTCCGGAAATCCAGCCATGTCCCTCCTCCGCCGCCGCGGAGACATGTTACGCCCCCCTCGACCGGCCGGCGCCTGCACGGAACCTCGGCGCCCCCGCGTGCGTCATTATGGGTGCGACCGGTGCCCGACGGCGAAGGGCCCGGCCGCGGTGACCGAACCCAGGTTAACGCAGGAGAACCTCATTGGCCGATCTGACCACTCTCGTCGAGCGTTGCCGAGCCGGGGACGATCTCGCGTGGGAGGCGCTGGTGCGCCGATATCAGTCCAGGGTCTACGCCGTCGCCCTCCACTACCTGAGGAGCCGCGAGGAGGCTCAGGACGCGGCCCAGGACGTCTTCGTGCGGATCTACCGGAAGCTGGCCTCGTTCGACAACAAGGAGGAGAACTTCCTCCCGTGGCTGCTGTCCCTGACCCGGAACGCGTGCATCGACCGGCTGAGGCGGCGCAAGGTCCGTCCGTCGGCCCTCCCGCTGCCGGCCGAGGAGGGGAAAGAGAGCCCCGACCCCCGCCCCACCGCCGAGGAGGCTCTGATCGCCGACGGCCAGAGGCGCCTCGTGCACCAAGCCATCGCCCAGCTCAGCGACATCAACCGCGAAATGATCCTCCTCAAGGAGATCCAAGGCCTGGAGCTGCGCCAGATCTCGGAGATGCTTGCGGTGCCCATCGGCACCGTGAAGTCCCGCTCGATTCGCGCCCGCATCGAGCTGGCGCGGACGGTGCTCTCCCTCGATCCGTCGTACGGAGCCTGAGACCGTGGACTGCCAAAGCTACGAAGACCTCCTCGACGCCCTGCTCGACGGCAGGATCACCGCCGCGGAGCGGCGGGCGCTCGACGCCCACGCGTCGGTCTGCCCGCGCTGCAGGGAGATGCTCTCGCTCGTGAGCATGGAGATCGAGGCGGCCGATGTCCGCGCGCCGGAGGGGCTGACGGAAGCGGTTCTCGAGCGGACCAGCGGGGCGCCGTGCGCCTCGGCCGTCAAGCTGCTCTGCGATCTCGTGGACGGGACGCTGGGGGAGCCGGACGCCGAGCTGGTGCGAATCCACCTCGGCGGGTGCCGGACGTGCCGATCGATCGCCGCGGCGCTGGCGCGCCTGCGGGAGGAGCTCCCGCTCCTGGCCGAGATCCGCCCGGACGAGCGCTTCGTGGACGCGGTCCTCTCCCGCACCTCGAGAGGCTGGCGCCGGACGTTCGGATGGCGGGGAAGCTTCGACGAGTTGCTCCGGCGCCTGCTCGCGCGCCCGCGGTTCGCCGCGGAAGGGGCCTACCTCGGGTCGATCCTCCTCACGATGCTGGTCGCGTTCCCCGGATCGCCCCTCAGCGGTCTCCCCGAGAGGGCGCTCACGGCGACGCGGACCGATGTCCTGGAACGGATCGCGGTTCCAGCTTCCCCCATGGAGGCTCTCGGCGCGCGGGTCTCGGCACTCCGAGCGGACGCACGGCAGGAGCTGAGCGACGCGACCGGTGCGGTCCTTCGGCTCGAGGATCGCGTCGTCCGTTTCGTTGGGGACCTGGGCGGCCACGAGCACGAAACCAAGAACGAATCGACGACCCCTGCCCGGCAGGACGATACAAAGGAGACGCGACCATGAACTCCCCGTACGAAACGATGTCCGTGAGCGCCGATGCCCCGGGAGCCCAGCCGCAACCTCAGGCCGCGGCGGGACCGCAGCCGGCGACCTGGCCGCACCCGATGACCGGCTTCGCCGATCCCCGCAGGAAGTCGCCGGCGCTGGCGTGCATCCTGTCCATCATGCCGGGGCTCGGGCAGGTCTACGTCGGCTACTACTCGAGGGGATTCATCCACGCGATCACGGTCGCGACCCTCATCGCGGTCCTCAACTCGCAAGCCGTCCGCCCGATGGAGCCGCTGCTCGCGACGTTCCTGGCGTTCTTCTGGCTGTACAACGTCATCGACGCCGGCCGCCGCGCGGCGCTCTACAACTACTCGCTGGCGGGGATGGCGCAGATCGACCTGCCGGAGGATTTCACGAAGGTGGGACTCCGCGGTTCCATCCTCGGCGGCGCCGTGCTCGTGCTGATCGGGTGCGTGATGCTTTCGAAGACCCTGTTCGGCGTCTCGCTGGACTGGGTCGCCGATTGGTGGCCGATCGCGCCGATCGCGTTCGGCATCTACCTGATCGCCAAGGCGATCTCCGACCGGAGCAAGACGCGGTGAGGTCGATCGCGCGGGCGCTCACTCCGCGCGGAGCACGTCGATCGGACGCCGGGCCAGCGCTCCCGTGCTCGCGGCGATCCCCGCGAGCACGGACAGGGCCACGGTCGAGAGAAGCGCGACGGCGAACGGGGCGAGGTGGAAGCTCCACGGGGTGTCCATCCCGCGGGTGAGGACCGCCCAGGCGAGCACGCCTCCCCCCGCCCCGCCGATGGCCCCCGCCACGAGCCCGATCAGCGCGTACTCCACGGAGAAGACCAGGACGACACCGCGCCGCGTCATTCCCAGGGTCTTGAGGAGGGCCACCTCCCGCCCGCGGCGCGCCGATCCCGCGCTGATCGCGCCGGCGAGGATGGCGATCCCGGCGGCGACGGTGAAGCCCCCCAGGAGCCGGATCCCGAGCCCGATGCGGTCCAGGATCGCGACGATCTTCTCCAGGATCTCCCGGATCCTGAGGAGCATCACGTTCGGGAAGGCCGCGGCCAGCCGGTCCTGGATCGCCTGCTCGCGCCCGGCGGGAAGGCGTGCGGTCGCGACGCGCGTCTGGGGGGCGCCGTCGAGGACCCCCGGCTCGACGATGAGGAAGAAGTTGATGCCGAACGTCTTCCATTCGACGGTCCTGAGGCTCGTGACCCGGAGCCGGACCGGCACCCCCTGCACGTCGAACGTGAGGGTGGATCCGACGTGCACGCCGAGGTCCCGCGCGAAGTCGCGCTCGATGCTGATCTCGGGGTTCGCGGGATCGCTCCACAGCGTGCCCTCGACGACCACGTTGCCGGGCGGCAGCTTCTCGAGGTAGGTCAGGCGCTGCTCGCGGGTCAGGACCCACCGATGCCGCCGATCTTCCGTCCCCGGCGCCGCGATCCGCTCGACGGGACGGCCGTCGACCGCCGAGAGCCTCGCGGTCACGACCGGCACGGACTCGATCCGGGTCGCGCCCTGCTCCGTGAGCAACCGGCTCACGCCGGGCCACTGGTCGGGCTGGATGTCGATCAGGAACGCGGTGGGAGAAGCGGAAGGAAGATCCGCGCGAAGCCGCTCGACGAGACCCTGCTGCACCAGCCACAGGCCGAGCACCACCAGCACGCCGAGCCCCAGGGCGACGATCGCGCCGATCGTCCCGGCCCCTGGGCGCGCCACCGCGGACAGCCCGTGCCGCACCCACACTCTGGCGAATATCCTGGGCAGGCGCCCGACGGCGCGGGCGAGAACGGCCGCCGCCAGCGCGAGCGCCCCGGTCGCCGCCACGATCCCCGCGGCGAACCCCGCGCCCAGCGCCGCCTTCCCGGATTGCACCCACGCCGTCACGAAGATCCCGAGGAGCACACCCCCGGCGACGAGCGCCGCGACCCACCGTCCGCCGGCGAGGGCGTCGGCGTCACGGCGCAGCACTCGCGACGGGGGAACCCTTCGCAGCCCGACCAGCGGTGGAAGGCTGAACACCACGGCGACGGAGACTCCGAGCCCGAGCCCCCGGACCGCTGCCAGCGGCTCCCAAGCGGAAACCGCGAACGACGGTAGCGTGCCGCGAAGAGCGAGGGGGACGAAGAGGCCGATCGCGACCCCGAGGGCCGCGCCGCAGAGACTGCCCGCGAGACCGAGCAAGACCGTGTGGCCCAGGTAGAGAGCCAGGATCTCGCGCGGCCGCATGCCGAGGCACTTCAGCACCGCGATCGCGTCGAGCCGCCCGGCGATCCACGCCCGGACGGTCTGCGCCACCCCGATCCCTCCCACGAGGAGGGACAGGAGGGCCACGAGGCCCAGAAAGCTCGCCGCGCGCCTTATCCCCTCGCGAAGCTCGGGCCGTGCGTCCCGGAAGGTCTCGACCTCGAGGCGGCTGTTCGCGGGCACGGCCGCGCGAAGCCGGTCCGCGAGCGCATCGACCTGGACCGGCGTCCAGCCGTCCGGGAGCTTCAGGAGAACACGGCGCTCGATGCGGCTGCCGAACGCCTCGAGCCCCGATCGCTCGAGCCCCTTCAACGACACGAGCACCCGCGGGCCGAGGGTGAACGAGACGTTCAAGCGATCCGGCTCCGAGAGGACGGTGCCGCGGACGCGGAACGTCGCGCCCCCGATCCGCAGCTCGTCGCCGGGCTTCAGGCCAAGGCGCGCGGTGAGCTCCGGATCGACGACGGCTCCCTCGGGATCGAGCAGCTCGTCGAGGGGCCGGTCCGGCTCGACCCGAAGCGTCCCGTAATAGGGGTAGCGGCCGCCGATGGCCTTCAGCTCGACGAGCTGGCTTAGGCCCGGCTCGCCGCCAGCGCCGACGGCGGCGACGACGCTGGGCATCTCCTTCACGTCCGTCCGCTCGACGCCCCGGGTCGCCGACAGCAGGTCCAGGACGGCCTGCGGAACCGGCGCGCGCCCTCCGATCCTGAGGTCCGCGGCGAGGAGCTGCCGGGCCTCGGTCCTGATCCCGCGCTCGAGCCCCGCCGAGAGCGACGAAACCGCGACCACCGCGGCGACGCCGACGGCCAGGCACGCGGCGAAGAAGGCGAGCCGCCCGCGCGAGCCCCGCGACTCGCGCCGGAGGAGACGGAGGAAGCGCGACGGCCTCACGTGCGACCGACCCTGGCGGCGGTCTCCTGGCGATCCACCTTGCCGTCGCGGAGGTGCACGGAGCGGTCGGCGAGGGCGGCGACGGATGGGTCGTGGGTCACCAGGACCAGCGTGGTCCCGCTCTCCCGCCGCAGCCGCAAGAGGAGGTCGAGGATCAAGCTGCCTGTCGCCGTGTCGAGATTCCCCGTCGGCTCGTCGGCAAGGAGGATCCGCGGGCGGGGCGCGAACGCCCGCGCGAGCGCGACGCGCTGCTGCTCGCCTCCCGACAGCTGCGCCG
Above is a genomic segment from Terriglobia bacterium containing:
- a CDS encoding ribonuclease Z (member of metallo-beta-lactamase family; the purified enzyme from Escherichia coli forms dimeric zinc phosphodiesterase; in Bacillus subtilis this protein is a 3'-tRNA processing endoribonuclease and is essential while in Escherichia coli it is not; associates with two zinc ions) yields the protein MFMSSLLNGLTGDPGLWVDLLDEGRSLLFDLGDLRRVASRKLLRVERAVVTHTHMDHFVGFDHLLRLTLGREKELTVTGPPGFLRSVQGKIEAYTWNLIEEYPIRLVAEEVDGNVVRAVRFTGPGRMIPEPLPDRPFTGTLHAERLYTMHAAIVDHGIPVLAVALRETEHISVNRDRLERLGLAPGSWLRDLKQAVRRCEPADAEIRADTQNGDGRTFRRGDLADEIILHGPGQRVAYVTDLGFTPENFEAVAALARDADLLVCEAAFLHED
- a CDS encoding M48 family metalloprotease, with the translated sequence MRHGKVRSAVATITLSAFSFYCASTRIPPVSSMGAAFRPDRDEVRLWEEARGEEAKLRDKARIYQDPLLKTYLEGVVAKLNPPGMAANTAISYRVTVLEDPTLNAFAYPNGSIYVHTGLLARMDDEDELATVLGHEMTHVEGRHMLRYQRSVRNKQIGFAVASVAGAVIVAGAEGRAAERGDYAKAAQIRVLSDLLVGLGLELAIIAAVNGYGRDLEREADEGGFQKMRAAGYDVREAPKVYETLLEDYGDAGKTEAFFFGSHPRLRERVAAAKAAAAAEPGEPPAPLAERDEFARRIRPVVRDDARLNIEMGRLALAQDELDRVMRMMPGDPEAHYLVGRLGLRRAEAEKDPMRRKSLRAEAMASFREAIRLDPNRPGPHREVGLLAYEEDDFATACVSFRLYLETDPKADDAQRIRDYLLEMERDGRCNR
- a CDS encoding AI-2E family transporter; translation: MRSENAARVLFAGLLVLTLYLMYRIFQPLLPGIAWAMVLAVAFQPLYARLLRWLKGWGWTAAVLLSALVAAFIVVPAVLAVIQVGQGLVQAYTWLDQVVAARSTEPLGFGGIPWIRDATEWLGRYVDLSKIDLQAMALSILKTLGNALASRTTGFVADALATLLTLLVMLMTMAVLFHEGPRLVAMVRQFLPLSESDKEEAIRQLRGVTRSVFFGVLFTALAQAVLGSVGIALVGLPAALTFGAAMFFAALLPAGTVIVWGPAALWLLVTGHPWKALFLAIWGIAVVSMADNLLRPLFIGRGVRLHTLLVFFGILGGMLAFGLVGLFIGPLVITFFLFLMEIAKRDFFRDAPPSGA
- a CDS encoding aldo/keto reductase, whose amino-acid sequence is MAGFPERVTLGRSGLSVGPLGAAGGYGVDAGALLKAFDRGVNYFYHGSRRAAGMRQAIRELLAAGKRDELVIVLQSYARIAALLERSVTRGLADLGIDHADVLLLGWYSKVPEKMVERAERLRERGVIRHLAISGHRRPSFLDFAADPRFSVLHMRYNAAHTGAESEVFPHMGRDGRPGIVAYTATRWGSLLKPGRMPPGQAPLRARDAYRFVLSNPDFNVCICGPRNLAEMDEALEALDAGPLVPEEADRIRAVGRYVHEHARIR
- a CDS encoding sigma-70 family RNA polymerase sigma factor, with the protein product MADLTTLVERCRAGDDLAWEALVRRYQSRVYAVALHYLRSREEAQDAAQDVFVRIYRKLASFDNKEENFLPWLLSLTRNACIDRLRRRKVRPSALPLPAEEGKESPDPRPTAEEALIADGQRRLVHQAIAQLSDINREMILLKEIQGLELRQISEMLAVPIGTVKSRSIRARIELARTVLSLDPSYGA
- a CDS encoding zf-HC2 domain-containing protein, whose protein sequence is MDCQSYEDLLDALLDGRITAAERRALDAHASVCPRCREMLSLVSMEIEAADVRAPEGLTEAVLERTSGAPCASAVKLLCDLVDGTLGEPDAELVRIHLGGCRTCRSIAAALARLREELPLLAEIRPDERFVDAVLSRTSRGWRRTFGWRGSFDELLRRLLARPRFAAEGAYLGSILLTMLVAFPGSPLSGLPERALTATRTDVLERIAVPASPMEALGARVSALRADARQELSDATGAVLRLEDRVVRFVGDLGGHEHETKNESTTPARQDDTKETRP
- a CDS encoding DUF5668 domain-containing protein produces the protein MNSPYETMSVSADAPGAQPQPQAAAGPQPATWPHPMTGFADPRRKSPALACILSIMPGLGQVYVGYYSRGFIHAITVATLIAVLNSQAVRPMEPLLATFLAFFWLYNVIDAGRRAALYNYSLAGMAQIDLPEDFTKVGLRGSILGGAVLVLIGCVMLSKTLFGVSLDWVADWWPIAPIAFGIYLIAKAISDRSKTR
- a CDS encoding ABC transporter permease gives rise to the protein MRPSRFLRLLRRESRGSRGRLAFFAACLAVGVAAVVAVSSLSAGLERGIRTEARQLLAADLRIGGRAPVPQAVLDLLSATRGVERTDVKEMPSVVAAVGAGGEPGLSQLVELKAIGGRYPYYGTLRVEPDRPLDELLDPEGAVVDPELTARLGLKPGDELRIGGATFRVRGTVLSEPDRLNVSFTLGPRVLVSLKGLERSGLEAFGSRIERRVLLKLPDGWTPVQVDALADRLRAAVPANSRLEVETFRDARPELREGIRRAASFLGLVALLSLLVGGIGVAQTVRAWIAGRLDAIAVLKCLGMRPREILALYLGHTVLLGLAGSLCGAALGVAIGLFVPLALRGTLPSFAVSAWEPLAAVRGLGLGVSVAVVFSLPPLVGLRRVPPSRVLRRDADALAGGRWVAALVAGGVLLGIFVTAWVQSGKAALGAGFAAGIVAATGALALAAAVLARAVGRLPRIFARVWVRHGLSAVARPGAGTIGAIVALGLGVLVVLGLWLVQQGLVERLRADLPSASPTAFLIDIQPDQWPGVSRLLTEQGATRIESVPVVTARLSAVDGRPVERIAAPGTEDRRHRWVLTREQRLTYLEKLPPGNVVVEGTLWSDPANPEISIERDFARDLGVHVGSTLTFDVQGVPVRLRVTSLRTVEWKTFGINFFLIVEPGVLDGAPQTRVATARLPAGREQAIQDRLAAAFPNVMLLRIREILEKIVAILDRIGLGIRLLGGFTVAAGIAILAGAISAGSARRGREVALLKTLGMTRRGVVLVFSVEYALIGLVAGAIGGAGGGVLAWAVLTRGMDTPWSFHLAPFAVALLSTVALSVLAGIAASTGALARRPIDVLRAE